One Methylophaga marina DNA window includes the following coding sequences:
- a CDS encoding VWA domain-containing protein, whose product MARKNRQAEGLNLAFLDIMSCGLGAVILVFMLVKQNIESSPSETENLKKDISSLEQARDEAQKGLDELSAQLKKENIDLSALSQSLQQQRAALDSKNSEVQTAQSNLDQLKKSITEIKVPKKEDLVETQQVNEENYLLGLKMEGRKIAVLVDVSASMTNEKLLDIIRTKSSSDQTKISAAKWQRTKRVVAWLLARAPKNSQIAVIAFSEQANQLGGTGWMSASSTSVSSIMSSLNQVVPTGATNLQQGLVTVNKLSPTDIYVITDGLPTKGNSNYKSLNPFSGCSSLTSNAKTISGECRKRLFRQTINESGLTQAKKNVILLPLEGDPEAAYEYWAWASSSDGLLISPASNWP is encoded by the coding sequence TTGGCGCGTAAAAACCGACAAGCTGAAGGACTCAACCTCGCCTTTCTGGATATTATGTCGTGCGGGCTGGGTGCAGTGATTCTGGTTTTTATGCTGGTGAAACAAAATATCGAGTCCTCACCTTCTGAAACAGAGAACCTGAAAAAAGATATCAGCAGCCTGGAACAAGCTCGCGATGAAGCTCAAAAAGGGCTGGATGAACTCAGCGCCCAGCTGAAAAAAGAAAACATTGATTTATCCGCATTAAGCCAGAGCCTGCAACAGCAACGTGCTGCTCTCGACAGCAAAAACAGTGAAGTGCAGACCGCCCAATCCAATCTCGATCAGCTCAAGAAAAGTATTACAGAGATAAAAGTCCCCAAAAAAGAAGATCTGGTCGAAACACAGCAGGTGAATGAAGAGAATTATCTGCTCGGCCTGAAAATGGAAGGCAGAAAAATTGCTGTGTTAGTCGATGTCAGCGCCTCCATGACCAATGAAAAATTGCTCGACATCATCAGAACCAAAAGCAGTTCTGACCAGACAAAAATCTCAGCCGCCAAATGGCAACGCACCAAGCGCGTGGTCGCTTGGCTTTTAGCACGAGCACCGAAGAACAGCCAGATTGCTGTTATTGCATTTAGTGAGCAAGCCAATCAATTGGGTGGCACAGGCTGGATGTCAGCCAGTAGCACTAGCGTATCCAGTATTATGAGCAGTTTGAATCAAGTGGTGCCAACCGGTGCCACCAATCTGCAGCAAGGCCTAGTCACCGTCAATAAGCTATCCCCTACCGATATTTATGTGATTACCGATGGTTTACCCACCAAGGGCAATTCAAACTATAAAAGCCTGAATCCGTTTTCTGGCTGTAGCTCCTTAACCAGTAATGCCAAAACCATTTCGGGTGAATGTAGAAAACGGCTGTTCCGACAAACCATCAACGAAAGTGGTCTGACCCAAGCGAAGAAGAATGTGATCTTGCTGCCACTGGAAGGGGATCCTGAAGCGGCGTATGAATACTGGGCCTGGGCGTCCAGCTCGGATGGTTTATTAATCAGCCCGGCTAGTAACTGGCCATGA
- a CDS encoding GFA family protein, with product MKEHHGSCLCGKVSFEIKGDFEHFYLCHCSHCRKDTGSAHASNLFSQSAKLIWLSGEENIRTYTLPGTRHTKSFCQHCGSALPHTQMNGHLLVVPAGCLDSSLAIQAEAHIFINSKAEWDQTSNSLPQFEQGPS from the coding sequence ATGAAGGAACATCATGGCTCATGTTTATGTGGCAAAGTCAGCTTTGAAATTAAAGGTGACTTCGAACACTTTTATCTCTGCCATTGCAGTCATTGCCGAAAAGATACGGGCTCGGCACATGCGTCCAATCTATTTTCTCAATCCGCCAAACTTATCTGGTTGTCTGGCGAAGAAAACATCCGAACTTACACCTTACCAGGCACCCGTCATACCAAAAGCTTTTGTCAGCACTGTGGCTCGGCTTTACCCCATACACAAATGAATGGCCATTTATTAGTGGTACCCGCAGGCTGTTTAGACAGCAGCTTAGCTATTCAAGCTGAGGCCCATATTTTTATTAACAGTAAAGCAGAATGGGACCAGACCTCAAATTCATTACCTCAATTCGAACAGGGACCGAGTTAA
- a CDS encoding OmpW/AlkL family protein, which yields MRKSFLGLAGLSALSLSTITLPVYAYEAGDWLVRGRIINVNPNDSSGQLYIDGVASGEGVSVNDDTVPELDITYMINRHWGLELILGYSEHTVKGVKNWNNLGDVAETKVLPPTLLLQYHFLPDSSIRPYIGAGINYTYFFDEEVPGILGTPGSKVKLDSSWGLAAQVGMDVAINDDWFINVDMKYIDIDTQAHYTNILGGTIERARINADIDPFVFGIGIGRRF from the coding sequence ATGAGAAAGTCGTTCTTGGGTTTGGCTGGTTTATCAGCGTTAAGTTTGTCGACGATTACTTTACCCGTATATGCCTACGAGGCTGGTGACTGGTTAGTTCGCGGTCGGATTATCAATGTTAATCCGAATGACAGTAGTGGTCAGTTATATATCGATGGTGTTGCTTCTGGTGAAGGTGTCAGTGTGAATGATGATACGGTGCCTGAGCTCGACATCACTTATATGATCAACAGACATTGGGGGCTGGAGCTGATTCTGGGGTATTCCGAACATACCGTAAAAGGGGTTAAAAACTGGAATAATCTGGGGGATGTGGCGGAAACGAAAGTCTTACCTCCTACCTTACTACTGCAATATCACTTTTTACCTGACTCCTCGATTAGACCCTATATTGGCGCCGGGATTAACTATACCTACTTTTTTGATGAAGAAGTGCCAGGCATTCTCGGTACACCCGGCTCTAAGGTGAAGCTTGATAGCTCTTGGGGACTCGCTGCTCAAGTCGGTATGGATGTAGCCATTAATGATGACTGGTTTATCAACGTAGACATGAAATATATTGATATTGATACTCAAGCTCACTATACGAATATATTAGGTGGGACCATTGAGAGAGCCAGGATTAATGCCGATATTGATCCCTTCGTGTTTGGTATCGGTATTGGCCGACGCTTCTAA
- a CDS encoding sensor histidine kinase, translating into MYQKKIILFAAFAFLIVSLALSLTVWSTKFTASNISQVNTANSLLTEHLKLSDHSYRLFKQITDEILLGKSANQSIVRNKRAMIRETLSRIRALEIAQREALGPEKTRGSVEDTDNLEMAINGILKSFAEVLEMRDEQSRSQKIKFLLEEQIDNNFRDAINLALQRQSGLVDALNDNIENRHSLIYWSALVLSLLAIFLTILGSLALIRNITEPVNQLKKGAEALSQGDLQYRVPLGFDAEFDAIAESFNGMAHNLAEQKQLRDTLNQNLEYEVAKRTEELVQLNQTLQHNDVSRRHFLADISHELRTPLTIIRGEAQVALRQKNAGDADPALRDALSQVLEQSLFLSRLVDDLLFIARTDTNNLRLECAKTSINDLVNDCCQDMRHQAKAKSMVLNFTPTAEPAYAKVDAERIRQLLIIVLDNAIKYSPAETHVQIDTSIDDQNILIQVADQGHGLEQSELPFIFDRFYRSQKVRRESLPGTGLGLAVAKAITDAHQGKIRAEVDDTGFRITISLPRLV; encoded by the coding sequence ATGTATCAAAAGAAAATCATTTTGTTTGCTGCCTTTGCCTTTTTGATCGTGAGTTTAGCTTTATCACTGACGGTCTGGTCGACCAAGTTTACGGCGTCGAATATTTCCCAGGTGAATACGGCTAACAGCTTGCTTACAGAGCATCTAAAGTTGTCTGATCATAGCTATCGTTTATTCAAGCAAATAACGGACGAAATTTTACTGGGTAAAAGTGCCAACCAGTCCATTGTCAGAAATAAACGCGCCATGATCAGAGAGACTCTATCGCGGATCAGGGCATTGGAGATCGCTCAACGTGAAGCCCTCGGGCCCGAAAAAACCAGGGGGTCAGTTGAAGACACCGACAATCTGGAAATGGCGATAAACGGCATCTTGAAATCGTTTGCTGAAGTCTTGGAAATGCGTGATGAACAGTCACGTTCACAGAAAATTAAATTCTTGCTGGAAGAGCAGATTGATAATAATTTCCGTGATGCGATTAACCTGGCTCTGCAGCGACAGTCAGGCCTGGTCGATGCATTAAATGACAATATTGAAAACCGTCATTCCTTGATTTACTGGTCAGCATTGGTGTTGTCTCTATTAGCCATTTTTCTAACCATACTAGGTAGTCTGGCGTTGATAAGAAATATCACCGAGCCTGTGAATCAATTGAAAAAAGGCGCGGAAGCACTTTCTCAAGGCGATTTGCAGTATCGGGTGCCCTTGGGCTTTGATGCAGAGTTTGATGCCATTGCTGAGTCGTTTAATGGTATGGCACACAATTTGGCTGAACAAAAACAGCTACGTGATACCCTCAATCAAAACCTTGAATATGAGGTGGCTAAACGCACCGAGGAGCTGGTTCAATTAAACCAGACCCTACAACACAATGATGTCTCCAGACGACACTTTCTCGCGGATATCAGCCACGAACTCAGAACCCCGCTTACCATTATTCGTGGCGAAGCTCAGGTGGCTTTGAGACAAAAAAATGCAGGGGATGCTGATCCTGCTTTACGTGATGCATTAAGTCAGGTACTGGAGCAGTCTTTGTTTTTGAGTCGATTGGTGGATGATCTTTTATTCATTGCCAGAACCGATACCAATAACCTGAGGCTGGAATGTGCCAAAACCAGCATCAATGACCTGGTGAATGATTGTTGTCAGGATATGCGTCATCAGGCTAAAGCAAAATCCATGGTGCTGAATTTTACGCCAACTGCTGAACCGGCTTATGCCAAGGTAGATGCTGAACGTATCAGGCAACTGCTGATTATCGTGCTCGATAATGCCATTAAATACAGTCCCGCAGAGACACACGTGCAGATTGATACGTCTATTGATGATCAGAATATTCTGATTCAGGTCGCAGACCAGGGACATGGGCTTGAACAGTCAGAATTACCATTTATCTTTGATCGTTTTTATCGCAGTCAAAAAGTCCGAAGAGAATCCTTACCAGGAACCGGGCTGGGACTGGCTGTGGCGAAGGCGATAACAGATGCGCATCAGGGAAAAATTAGGGCAGAAGTGGATGACACAGGTTTTCGCATCACCATCTCACTGCCGAGGTTAGTCTAA
- a CDS encoding PqiC family protein — protein sequence MKRFFIGLFFILLTACAGQPVTQSTFYTLPVIDTPTDNIRSDKTVFIRPIILADFLSKNGVVLQLDDITVHSAQYHQWAESLAAQLSRGLRDRLQAAQSDYRIVNLPSFAKQSSYQLQVEFDQFQGRFDGQAVTSGQWQLLNKQGETVTTQRFSLTQALPAEGYPVLIRALANNLDTLATDIASTLPRVDD from the coding sequence GTGAAACGATTTTTTATTGGACTGTTTTTTATTTTGTTGACTGCCTGTGCGGGCCAGCCAGTAACACAGTCAACTTTCTATACCTTACCTGTCATCGATACGCCTACAGATAACATCCGTTCGGATAAAACCGTTTTTATCCGACCAATCATTCTGGCTGATTTTCTCAGTAAAAATGGTGTGGTACTGCAACTGGATGACATCACGGTTCATTCTGCCCAATATCATCAATGGGCTGAGTCACTGGCTGCACAGTTGAGTCGTGGTTTACGTGATCGACTACAAGCGGCGCAGTCAGATTATCGAATCGTTAATTTGCCGTCGTTTGCTAAGCAAAGCAGCTATCAGCTTCAAGTAGAGTTTGATCAGTTTCAGGGCCGTTTTGATGGTCAAGCCGTCACCAGTGGACAATGGCAATTGCTTAATAAACAAGGTGAAACGGTCACCACTCAACGTTTCAGCCTGACGCAAGCTTTACCAGCAGAAGGCTATCCAGTTCTGATTCGTGCATTAGCCAATAATCTGGACACCTTAGCCACTGACATCGCATCGACATTACCTAGAGTTGATGATTAG